One Endozoicomonas gorgoniicola DNA window includes the following coding sequences:
- a CDS encoding DUF4258 domain-containing protein, producing the protein MDAKKPLTIKEFPLKPKSALSIVRDLAANHTQHVRFGQHAKERMLERGVSNRQVFDVLRSRHSYITESPCQTPRGSWKFNLMGFSSGDTIELVIDVRRPEDRPGIYLVTVIVK; encoded by the coding sequence ATGGACGCTAAAAAGCCTCTCACTATAAAAGAATTTCCGCTCAAGCCGAAATCAGCTTTGTCTATTGTGCGCGATCTGGCCGCTAACCATACCCAGCATGTGCGATTTGGTCAGCACGCCAAAGAGCGAATGCTTGAGCGGGGCGTTTCTAACAGGCAAGTTTTTGATGTACTCAGGTCTCGGCATAGCTACATCACAGAGAGCCCTTGCCAAACCCCAAGGGGATCATGGAAGTTTAATCTCATGGGGTTTTCTTCTGGCGACACTATTGAGCTTGTGATTGATGTACGCAGGCCGGAAGATCGACCTGGCATTTACCTGGTAACAGTCATCGTTAAATAA
- a CDS encoding helix-turn-helix domain-containing protein, giving the protein MNTFGERLRETRKAFRKSQGQMARRVNRNPAQWSRWERGKTTPSMNELVAIHQVTGASVDWLLLGVDIGSPAHQRLLFLLLRLPDREVVKLIEWLEVRLLS; this is encoded by the coding sequence ATGAATACATTCGGCGAGAGATTGAGAGAGACAAGAAAGGCATTCCGGAAAAGCCAGGGGCAGATGGCAAGGCGGGTCAATAGGAACCCTGCCCAGTGGTCAAGATGGGAGAGGGGCAAGACCACGCCATCCATGAATGAACTGGTTGCTATTCACCAGGTTACCGGGGCTTCTGTTGACTGGCTGTTACTGGGGGTTGATATAGGGTCGCCCGCTCACCAGCGCTTGCTGTTTTTGCTTCTGAGGTTGCCAGACCGGGAGGTGGTGAAGCTGATTGAGTGGCTGGAGGTTCGGCTTTTATCGTAA
- the tnpA gene encoding IS200/IS605 family transposase, which translates to MSRFEKLTHVIWHCQYHIVWVPKYRFRVLTGAVKAEVHNSIQVFCSQLGCTVVELNIQSDHVHLLVKVPPKVSISTLLGTLKGRTALRLFTRFPYLKKKPYWGNHFWSKGYCVDTVGVDAEMIRKYVKYQEKKERLQQEIDFRK; encoded by the coding sequence ATGAGTAGATTTGAAAAGTTAACGCATGTCATTTGGCATTGCCAATATCATATAGTTTGGGTGCCCAAATACAGGTTTCGAGTCCTGACCGGAGCCGTGAAAGCCGAGGTTCATAACAGTATTCAAGTATTTTGTAGTCAGCTTGGATGTACGGTAGTGGAACTGAACATCCAGAGTGACCATGTGCATTTGCTGGTAAAAGTGCCGCCGAAAGTTTCGATATCGACGCTCCTGGGAACGTTGAAGGGGCGAACAGCTTTGAGGCTGTTCACGAGATTTCCGTACCTCAAGAAGAAACCATACTGGGGCAATCACTTTTGGTCAAAAGGCTACTGTGTCGATACTGTCGGTGTAGATGCAGAAATGATCCGTAAGTATGTGAAGTACCAAGAAAAGAAAGAACGTCTCCAACAGGAGATAGACTTCAGGAAATAA
- a CDS encoding 50S ribosomal protein L25/general stress protein Ctc translates to MSEAITLNAIVRKDVGKGASRRLRHEDKVPAIIYGGEAEPVQVTLEGKAIRKALESESFYSQIVNLDIEGAAQQVILKDVQRHPAKEFAMHMDFLRVDATHAVTTHVPLHFINEDACVGVKAGGAITHARVEVEIKCLPADLPEFIEVNMADVELGGHVHLSDLALPEGVQLVAMLQAEGHDLDVASVQKTRGAAEEDEASEEAGEE, encoded by the coding sequence ATGTCTGAAGCTATTACTCTGAACGCTATTGTGCGTAAAGATGTAGGGAAAGGTGCGAGCCGCCGCCTGCGTCACGAAGATAAAGTACCTGCCATCATCTACGGTGGTGAAGCTGAGCCTGTACAGGTTACCCTGGAAGGCAAGGCTATCCGTAAGGCTCTGGAGTCTGAATCCTTCTACTCCCAGATCGTTAACCTGGATATCGAAGGTGCTGCTCAGCAGGTTATCCTGAAAGACGTTCAGCGTCACCCGGCGAAAGAATTCGCTATGCACATGGACTTCCTGCGTGTAGACGCTACTCACGCGGTAACCACCCACGTACCTCTGCACTTCATCAACGAAGATGCCTGTGTTGGTGTTAAGGCTGGCGGTGCTATCACCCACGCTCGCGTTGAAGTTGAAATCAAGTGTCTGCCTGCTGATCTGCCAGAGTTCATCGAAGTGAACATGGCTGACGTTGAGCTGGGTGGTCACGTACACCTGTCCGACCTGGCTCTGCCAGAAGGTGTACAGCTGGTAGCTATGCTGCAGGCCGAAGGTCATGATCTGGACGTTGCCAGCGTACAGAAGACCCGTGGTGCTGCTGAAGAAGACGAAGCTTCTGAAGAAGCTGGCGAAGAGTAA
- the pth gene encoding aminoacyl-tRNA hydrolase produces the protein MAKPSENAIQLIVGLGNPGAQYDDTRHNAGFWFVEELARAYGAVLQPEKKFFGHAARISINGQDVRLLNPTTFMNRSGQAVGALATFYKIPPQSILVAHDELDLPPGVGRLKQGGGHGGHNGLRDIIASLGNNKDFLRLRLGIGHPGNSKEVVNYVLNKPAVADRQRIDAVIDEAVRVTSEVVNGARQKAVQELHTFKG, from the coding sequence ATGGCTAAACCATCAGAGAACGCCATCCAACTGATTGTGGGCTTGGGAAACCCGGGCGCTCAGTACGATGATACCCGCCATAATGCTGGCTTCTGGTTTGTGGAAGAGCTGGCACGTGCTTACGGTGCTGTCCTGCAACCAGAAAAAAAGTTTTTTGGCCATGCCGCACGTATTTCCATCAACGGTCAGGATGTCCGTTTGCTGAACCCGACAACGTTTATGAATCGCAGTGGGCAGGCCGTAGGCGCTCTGGCCACCTTTTATAAAATTCCGCCCCAGTCCATTCTGGTGGCGCACGATGAGCTGGACCTGCCTCCCGGTGTCGGGCGCCTGAAGCAGGGGGGAGGTCATGGTGGTCATAACGGGCTGCGCGATATTATTGCTTCCCTGGGGAATAATAAGGACTTTCTGCGCTTGCGACTTGGAATTGGTCATCCGGGGAACAGTAAGGAAGTGGTGAACTATGTGCTGAACAAGCCGGCAGTCGCTGATCGCCAGAGAATTGATGCGGTGATTGATGAGGCGGTACGTGTAACGTCTGAAGTCGTTAACGGTGCGCGGCAGAAGGCGGTTCAGGAGTTGCACACCTTTAAAGGCTGA
- a CDS encoding D-alanine--D-alanine ligase family protein: protein MPDKNKTVAVISGGPSPEAEVSRIAANRLMPSLTRHYGKAIQLELDKQLPEQLLRHEVDVVFPATYGPQGEDGCLQGLLEVMGIPYIGSRPQASANALNKVTTKRILSHLGMPLAKDLVIYASDDLEKNVNDCLEQLGDKVIIKPFSQGSGIGIQFARGYDQLKACLRESFSKDHELLVEEFIVGREITAGVLELDTTQVLPVIEITTCDGAWYSYEYRYNPGMSDHIIPAPIPPEQYRRVQELTLLAHTGLGCRDISRSDFIVPESGDPILAELNNLPGMTPTSLFPDSARHAGIEFEDLVCRLVDQALKRHKQKTTSGHWELPELELSKKQ from the coding sequence ATGCCTGACAAGAATAAAACCGTGGCGGTTATCAGCGGCGGCCCCTCTCCGGAAGCTGAAGTTTCACGCATTGCTGCCAACCGGCTGATGCCGTCACTGACCAGACACTACGGCAAGGCTATCCAGCTTGAGCTGGATAAACAACTGCCTGAGCAACTACTCCGGCATGAAGTCGATGTCGTATTCCCCGCCACTTACGGACCACAGGGGGAAGATGGCTGCCTTCAGGGTTTATTGGAAGTGATGGGGATTCCCTACATAGGCTCCCGCCCGCAGGCCAGCGCCAACGCCCTGAACAAAGTGACCACCAAACGGATTCTCAGCCATCTGGGTATGCCGCTGGCAAAGGACCTTGTGATCTACGCCTCAGATGACCTTGAGAAGAACGTCAACGACTGCCTGGAGCAACTGGGCGACAAAGTGATTATCAAGCCGTTCTCTCAGGGCTCCGGAATCGGCATCCAGTTCGCCAGGGGTTATGACCAACTGAAAGCCTGCCTGCGCGAAAGCTTCAGCAAAGACCATGAACTGCTGGTTGAAGAATTTATAGTGGGCAGGGAAATCACCGCTGGCGTACTTGAGCTGGACACAACACAGGTTCTGCCCGTCATCGAAATCACCACCTGTGACGGAGCCTGGTACAGCTACGAATACCGTTACAACCCGGGCATGAGCGACCATATTATCCCCGCCCCCATCCCACCGGAACAGTACAGGCGTGTGCAGGAACTGACCCTGCTGGCCCATACCGGCCTTGGCTGCAGGGATATCAGCCGTTCCGATTTTATTGTACCGGAGTCTGGCGACCCTATTCTGGCGGAACTGAACAACCTGCCCGGCATGACACCCACCAGCCTGTTCCCGGACAGCGCCCGACATGCGGGCATTGAGTTTGAAGATTTAGTCTGCCGCCTGGTTGATCAGGCACTAAAAAGGCATAAACAAAAAACCACTTCAGGCCATTGGGAACTGCCAGAGCTTGAACTCTCAAAAAAGCAGTAA
- the ltrA gene encoding group II intron reverse transcriptase/maturase encodes MNHDLLSCALEPANLLKAWKQVRSNKGAPGIDGITIEAYPDFARQHWPSARQALLNGTYRPSPVLRAVIEKPDGGERLLGIPTVMDRVIQQAIVQVLSPIFDPDFSPSSFGYRPGRSAQDAVQQVNQYIKQGLHQAVDVDLSKFFDTVSHDVLMSRVSRKIHDKRLLKLIGRYLRAGVIIDGQCYPTWVGMPQGGPLSPLLSNVLLDDLDKELEYRGHCFARYCDDFVVLVRSQRAGERVMASITRYLERRLKLRVNPTKSKVVKATEAEFLSFTFTGKRIRWSEKSLNRFKWKTLKLTGRSWGVSMEYRLKKLAEYIRGWMGYFRITEYYSPIPRLDQWIRRRIRCCFIKQWRKPKTRYRNLIRLGVDHIKAASIAVSSKGYYRLSKTYAAQLALNDSSLSKLGLVSLKDLWIRFHHPR; translated from the coding sequence TTGAACCACGATCTACTGAGTTGCGCACTGGAACCAGCCAATTTGCTGAAAGCATGGAAACAAGTCAGAAGTAACAAAGGGGCTCCCGGAATAGATGGGATCACCATTGAAGCCTATCCTGACTTTGCCCGTCAGCACTGGCCTTCAGCGCGCCAAGCCTTGCTCAATGGGACTTACAGACCATCTCCCGTCCTTCGGGCTGTTATAGAAAAGCCCGATGGTGGAGAACGGCTGCTGGGCATCCCGACAGTTATGGATCGAGTGATACAACAGGCCATTGTGCAGGTATTATCACCCATCTTTGACCCTGACTTCTCTCCCAGCAGCTTTGGTTACAGACCGGGAAGGTCTGCACAAGACGCTGTACAACAGGTTAATCAATACATTAAGCAGGGGCTGCATCAGGCGGTTGATGTTGATCTGAGTAAATTCTTTGATACTGTCAGCCACGATGTTCTTATGTCGAGAGTCTCTCGCAAGATTCACGACAAGCGTCTGTTGAAACTGATTGGCCGCTACCTTCGTGCTGGCGTCATAATTGATGGGCAATGCTACCCAACCTGGGTAGGTATGCCACAAGGCGGTCCACTTTCACCGCTGCTGTCGAATGTCCTTCTTGATGACCTGGATAAGGAACTGGAATACCGGGGACACTGCTTCGCACGTTACTGCGATGACTTCGTCGTACTCGTCAGAAGCCAGCGAGCCGGTGAGCGAGTGATGGCAAGCATCACCCGCTACCTTGAGCGCAGGCTAAAACTGAGAGTAAACCCGACAAAGAGCAAGGTAGTGAAAGCTACCGAAGCTGAGTTCCTGAGTTTTACCTTTACAGGGAAGCGAATCCGCTGGTCGGAGAAGAGTCTGAACCGTTTCAAGTGGAAAACCCTGAAACTCACTGGCCGAAGCTGGGGAGTATCGATGGAATATCGCTTGAAGAAGCTGGCCGAATATATCCGGGGCTGGATGGGTTATTTCAGGATAACCGAATATTACAGTCCCATACCGCGACTGGATCAATGGATACGTCGGCGGATTCGCTGTTGTTTTATCAAGCAATGGCGAAAGCCGAAAACCCGTTACAGAAATTTAATCAGGTTAGGTGTTGATCACATCAAGGCCGCCTCGATTGCAGTCAGTAGCAAAGGGTATTACCGGCTAAGCAAAACCTATGCGGCACAGTTAGCATTAAACGACAGTTCTCTCAGTAAACTCGGGCTTGTTTCCCTGAAAGACTTGTGGATCAGGTTTCACCATCCTCGGTGA
- the ychF gene encoding redox-regulated ATPase YchF, with product MGFRCGIVGLPNVGKSTLFNALTKAGIDAENFPFCTIEPNAGVVAMPDPRLDKLAAIVSPERVLPTTMEFVDIAGLVEGASKGEGLGNKFLANIRETDAIAHVVRCFENDNVIHVANKVDPEADIGIINIELAMADLESCEKQHQRVVRVAKSGDKEAVAQKALLEKLIPHLEEGNPVRSLKLDDNEQALARMFHLLTTKPTMYIANVDEDGFEDNPYLDKVREIAEQEGAVVVPVCNKLEAEISELEDDERDEFLQDLGMEEPGLDRVIRAGYQLLNLQTYFTAGVKEVRAWTVKIGATAPQAAGVIHTDFERGFIRAEVTSYDDFIEYNGEQGAKEAGRLRLEGKEYIVKDGDVMHFRFNV from the coding sequence ATGGGTTTTAGATGCGGCATCGTTGGCTTGCCCAACGTCGGTAAGTCCACTCTGTTCAATGCACTGACCAAGGCAGGTATTGACGCCGAAAACTTCCCGTTTTGTACCATTGAGCCAAACGCCGGTGTAGTGGCTATGCCTGACCCGCGCCTGGACAAGCTGGCAGCGATTGTCAGTCCTGAGCGTGTATTGCCGACTACCATGGAGTTTGTCGATATTGCCGGTCTGGTAGAAGGTGCTTCCAAAGGGGAAGGTCTGGGTAACAAGTTTCTGGCGAATATCCGTGAAACCGATGCGATTGCCCACGTTGTGCGCTGTTTTGAAAACGATAATGTTATTCACGTTGCCAACAAGGTCGACCCTGAAGCGGATATTGGCATCATCAACATTGAGCTGGCCATGGCTGACCTGGAAAGCTGTGAAAAACAGCACCAGCGCGTAGTTCGTGTTGCCAAGAGTGGTGACAAGGAAGCCGTTGCACAAAAAGCGCTGCTGGAAAAGCTGATTCCGCATCTGGAAGAAGGCAATCCGGTTCGCTCTCTGAAGCTGGACGACAATGAGCAGGCGCTGGCCCGCATGTTCCACCTGCTGACCACCAAGCCGACCATGTACATTGCTAACGTGGACGAAGACGGTTTTGAAGATAATCCTTACCTGGATAAAGTGCGTGAGATTGCTGAACAGGAAGGTGCAGTAGTTGTACCTGTCTGCAATAAACTGGAAGCTGAAATTTCCGAGCTGGAAGACGATGAGCGCGATGAATTCCTGCAGGACCTGGGTATGGAAGAGCCGGGTCTGGATCGTGTGATCCGCGCGGGTTACCAGCTGCTGAACCTGCAGACCTACTTCACTGCCGGTGTGAAGGAAGTACGTGCCTGGACGGTTAAAATTGGTGCCACAGCGCCTCAGGCCGCAGGCGTTATTCATACTGACTTCGAGCGTGGCTTTATTCGTGCCGAGGTGACCTCTTACGACGATTTCATTGAGTACAATGGTGAGCAGGGTGCGAAGGAAGCCGGCCGCCTGCGTCTGGAAGGAAAGGAGTACATCGTTAAGGATGGCGATGTAATGCACTTCCGTTTTAACGTTTAA
- a CDS encoding isoamylase early set domain-containing protein — MLKKKFFKTKKEAEVTFEFSRDDIKSVALAGEFNEWSPLTMKYVKKDKVFRTRVRLPKDSSFRFKYLLDNETWENDYQADAYVPNQFGTEDSVVDTKKSV; from the coding sequence ATGCTAAAGAAGAAATTTTTTAAAACAAAAAAAGAGGCTGAAGTTACTTTTGAGTTTTCCAGAGACGACATTAAATCCGTAGCACTCGCCGGAGAGTTCAATGAGTGGAGCCCGCTAACAATGAAGTACGTTAAAAAGGACAAGGTTTTTCGTACAAGAGTCCGTCTGCCAAAAGATTCCTCATTCCGTTTCAAATACCTGCTGGATAATGAAACCTGGGAAAACGATTATCAGGCTGACGCTTATGTACCTAACCAGTTCGGTACCGAAGACAGCGTGGTTGATACCAAAAAAAGCGTTTGA
- the ltrA gene encoding group II intron reverse transcriptase/maturase, producing the protein MRVYYSLYGRLLTMEALYNGFKKVWKAKGAAGIDGQSLSDYASNLRGNLEQLLLELREKRYKPLPVKRVEIDKEDGGKRLLGIPAVKDRIVQQALLNILTPIFDPDFHPSSYGYRPNRSCHQAITKATLFIRKYDRRWVVDMDLSKCFDRLDHELILKAFRHKVADGSILNLIRMFLKSGVMVGYQLEATETGSPQGGVISPLISNVYLDAFDQEMMRRKHRIVRYADDILILCGSKAAAENALKVATKVLEQDLKLTVNQNKTHIAHSGEGVKFLGVEILSSYTRIQEKKLNALKAKVKRITKRNRGTNLEGVIRELNPVIRGFANYFRIANCSRELKRLTGWMRRRLRCLQLKQWKKPAKLHRRLKQLGYKPPFKYIKMRSWRNACSPLSHLAMPNNWFNEIKLFNLEGVKTGVLAPYC; encoded by the coding sequence ATGAGAGTATATTATAGCCTGTATGGGCGCTTGCTGACGATGGAAGCGCTTTACAACGGATTCAAAAAGGTATGGAAAGCGAAAGGTGCGGCCGGAATAGATGGGCAGAGCCTGAGCGACTACGCCTCGAATCTGCGTGGTAATCTTGAACAGTTACTGCTTGAATTGCGGGAAAAGCGCTACAAACCGCTACCGGTAAAGCGTGTAGAAATCGACAAAGAAGACGGTGGAAAGCGTCTGCTGGGAATCCCCGCAGTAAAAGACCGAATCGTCCAACAAGCACTTCTAAATATCCTGACCCCGATCTTTGATCCGGACTTCCACCCGTCCAGCTATGGGTACAGACCGAATCGAAGCTGCCATCAAGCCATTACCAAGGCGACCCTGTTCATACGGAAGTACGACAGACGCTGGGTGGTGGACATGGACTTGTCCAAATGCTTTGACCGACTCGACCACGAGTTAATTCTCAAGGCGTTCAGGCACAAAGTGGCAGATGGAAGCATCCTGAACCTGATCAGAATGTTCCTGAAAAGCGGGGTGATGGTTGGCTATCAACTGGAAGCCACGGAAACAGGCAGTCCACAGGGCGGAGTGATCAGTCCCTTAATCTCAAACGTCTATCTTGATGCGTTTGATCAGGAAATGATGCGACGCAAGCACAGGATTGTCCGCTATGCGGACGATATCCTGATTCTGTGTGGCTCCAAAGCAGCGGCAGAAAACGCTCTGAAAGTGGCGACCAAAGTACTGGAGCAAGACCTGAAACTGACGGTCAACCAGAATAAAACACACATAGCCCATAGCGGCGAGGGTGTGAAATTTCTGGGAGTTGAAATCCTGAGCAGCTATACGCGCATACAGGAAAAGAAGCTCAACGCACTGAAAGCAAAGGTAAAGCGAATCACGAAAAGGAATCGGGGAACGAACCTTGAAGGAGTAATCCGAGAACTGAACCCTGTGATACGAGGATTTGCTAATTACTTCAGGATAGCGAACTGTAGTCGTGAATTAAAACGGCTGACAGGATGGATGAGGCGCAGGCTGAGATGTTTACAACTGAAACAGTGGAAGAAACCAGCGAAGCTGCATCGTCGGCTGAAGCAACTGGGTTACAAGCCACCATTTAAGTACATCAAAATGCGTTCATGGAGAAATGCGTGCAGTCCCCTGTCGCATTTAGCCATGCCGAACAACTGGTTCAATGAGATAAAGTTGTTCAATTTGGAAGGCGTTAAAACGGGCGTTCTTGCCCCTTATTGTTAA
- a CDS encoding TSUP family transporter: MEFVLSLDWALLLFLVGLTAGFVDSIAGGGGLITVPALLAVGLTPAQALATNKLQSSGGAFSASYYFVRKGMVKLGDLKLAIALTFVGSALGTILVQTIDASVLEQIIPFLMIGIAGYFLFSPSVGDKDRKQRFSINLFALTAGFGIGFYDGFFGPGTGSFFAIAFVSLMGFSLTRATAHTKVLNCTSNIASLLFFILGGAVVWRVGLVMITGQLIGARLGSKMVMSRGQKIIRPMIVIISLIMTGKLLWNNYGHLLFS, from the coding sequence TTGGAATTTGTATTGAGTCTGGACTGGGCGCTGTTGTTGTTTCTGGTGGGATTGACGGCAGGGTTTGTCGATTCCATTGCCGGTGGTGGCGGGTTGATTACGGTACCCGCTTTGCTGGCGGTGGGATTAACTCCGGCTCAGGCGCTGGCTACCAATAAACTGCAAAGTAGTGGCGGAGCCTTTTCTGCCAGTTATTATTTTGTTCGCAAGGGCATGGTGAAACTGGGCGACCTGAAGCTTGCCATTGCCCTGACTTTTGTGGGCAGCGCCCTGGGTACCATACTGGTACAGACGATTGATGCCAGTGTGCTGGAACAGATCATCCCCTTCCTGATGATCGGCATTGCCGGTTACTTCCTGTTTTCTCCCAGTGTTGGCGACAAAGATCGTAAGCAGCGCTTTTCCATTAACCTGTTTGCCCTGACAGCCGGATTCGGTATTGGCTTTTATGATGGTTTCTTTGGTCCGGGAACTGGTTCGTTCTTTGCTATTGCCTTTGTCAGCCTGATGGGGTTCTCCCTGACCAGGGCGACAGCCCATACTAAAGTGCTAAACTGCACCAGCAATATCGCGTCGCTGCTGTTCTTTATACTGGGCGGAGCCGTAGTCTGGAGAGTCGGCCTGGTGATGATTACCGGTCAGCTGATTGGTGCCAGACTGGGTTCAAAAATGGTAATGAGCCGAGGTCAGAAGATTATTCGACCGATGATTGTGATAATCTCCCTGATAATGACTGGAAAACTGCTGTGGAATAATTACGGCCACTTACTGTTTTCCTGA
- the cls gene encoding cardiolipin synthase — translation MDSSWYSILFGGVYLALIMAFALNIIMHRRSVGVSLAWLVLLFALPVAGFVCYLLFGPRRLGIKRIKRLEKLHPDYEQWSDHLTAVISGTSVRQDAAQQHPGIYTLSEQALGIPVMPSSNLQLFHETDAIIDGILQDIERAKKSIALEFYIWDATGRGRELAEALVRAARRGVDCVVVLDGVGSRHFLRHYWGRRFRLEGISVTESLPVGLLRMLVERIDIRNHRKILAVDDDIAWTGSFNLVDPEYFKTDANVGRWVDAMVRMEGVAAHVMSTVVHWDRTLETGEPFSVLQSTYEMPRNQLSDNRAAVHIMPSGPDGQRESIHQVLLTAIYESKEELLISTPYFVPDEALLTALRSAAMRGVDVQLLVPEKNDSRMVHYASRSYYDELLNAGVSIQQFKGGLLHTKCVLVDRSTILFGTVNLDMRSVWLNFEVTLIIYDRAFSQTMALLLESYIALSEPVEPSSWANRPFRRKLLENTMQLISPLL, via the coding sequence ATGGATAGTTCCTGGTACAGCATCCTGTTTGGGGGCGTTTATCTTGCCCTGATTATGGCGTTTGCACTGAACATTATTATGCACCGGCGCTCTGTTGGGGTATCCCTGGCGTGGCTGGTATTGTTGTTTGCCTTACCGGTTGCCGGGTTTGTCTGTTATCTGCTGTTTGGCCCCCGTCGTCTGGGCATCAAACGTATCAAACGGCTGGAAAAACTGCATCCGGATTATGAACAGTGGTCTGATCATCTGACTGCGGTTATCTCAGGCACGTCGGTCAGGCAGGATGCCGCTCAACAACACCCTGGTATCTATACCCTTTCCGAGCAGGCGCTGGGTATTCCGGTTATGCCCAGCAGCAATCTGCAACTCTTTCACGAAACCGATGCCATTATTGATGGCATTCTTCAGGATATTGAACGGGCGAAAAAAAGTATTGCTCTGGAGTTTTATATCTGGGACGCCACCGGGCGTGGCAGAGAGTTGGCAGAAGCTCTGGTCAGGGCAGCCAGACGGGGCGTTGATTGTGTGGTGGTGCTGGATGGAGTGGGCAGTCGTCATTTTTTAAGGCACTACTGGGGCAGGCGCTTTCGTCTGGAAGGGATCAGTGTAACCGAGTCACTGCCGGTGGGCTTGCTGCGTATGCTGGTGGAGCGCATCGACATTCGCAACCATCGCAAGATACTGGCTGTGGATGATGATATTGCCTGGACTGGCAGTTTTAACCTGGTGGACCCGGAATACTTTAAAACCGACGCCAACGTCGGGCGTTGGGTCGATGCCATGGTGCGCATGGAAGGTGTTGCGGCTCATGTAATGTCTACTGTCGTGCATTGGGACCGAACCCTGGAAACCGGCGAGCCATTCTCCGTTTTACAGTCAACTTATGAGATGCCCCGCAACCAGTTGAGCGACAACCGGGCGGCTGTGCATATTATGCCTTCGGGTCCTGACGGGCAGCGGGAATCCATTCATCAGGTGTTGTTGACAGCGATTTATGAGAGTAAAGAAGAATTGCTGATTTCCACACCTTATTTTGTACCGGATGAAGCCCTGTTAACGGCGCTGCGTTCTGCCGCCATGCGAGGTGTCGATGTGCAGCTGCTGGTGCCGGAAAAAAACGACTCCCGTATGGTTCATTATGCCAGTCGTTCTTATTATGACGAGCTGCTGAATGCGGGCGTCAGCATTCAGCAGTTTAAAGGGGGGTTGCTGCATACCAAGTGCGTACTGGTGGATCGCTCTACCATTTTGTTTGGTACGGTAAACCTTGATATGCGCAGTGTCTGGCTGAATTTCGAAGTCACCCTGATCATTTACGACCGGGCTTTCAGCCAGACCATGGCGCTGCTGCTGGAAAGCTACATTGCATTGTCAGAACCTGTTGAGCCATCCAGCTGGGCTAACCGGCCTTTCCGGAGAAAGCTTCTGGAAAATACCATGCAGCTGATTAGTCCGCTGCTATGA
- a CDS encoding Gfo/Idh/MocA family protein, protein MIRFAVIGTNWISHAFCQAAHTTRLLKLTAVYSRTLETAHAFAEQYAVTDCYDHLEAIADNPDIDAVYIASPNSLHASQAELFLKQGKHVVGEKPLASNIDEVRHLIEIALANNVVLMEAMKTRYLPNLQISREALPSLGKIRRAHFSFCQYSSRYQKYLDGENPNTFNPEFSNGSLMDIGIYPLTAAIELFGKPEQVSASGSLLESGVDAHGSLTLKYEGFEVLVSHSKVSDGLTPSDIQGEAGALLIEQISDCRTVTRIIRGEAPEKLGITQPENTLEYEAKAFAELIQNRQYQHPGLVTTQVISEIMTDARKMLGVVYPADRLS, encoded by the coding sequence ATGATTCGTTTTGCTGTTATCGGTACCAACTGGATCAGCCACGCCTTTTGCCAGGCCGCCCACACGACCAGACTTCTCAAGCTGACTGCCGTTTATTCCCGCACACTGGAGACTGCTCATGCCTTTGCTGAGCAATATGCGGTGACTGACTGCTATGACCATCTTGAAGCAATAGCTGATAACCCGGATATTGATGCTGTTTATATTGCCAGTCCAAACTCCCTGCACGCTTCCCAGGCAGAGCTTTTTCTAAAACAGGGCAAGCATGTTGTTGGTGAAAAGCCTCTGGCATCCAATATTGACGAAGTAAGGCATTTGATCGAAATTGCCCTGGCAAACAACGTCGTATTAATGGAAGCCATGAAAACCCGCTATCTGCCAAACCTGCAAATAAGCCGGGAAGCTCTGCCTTCACTGGGAAAAATTCGGCGAGCGCATTTCAGTTTCTGCCAGTACTCTTCCCGCTACCAGAAATACCTGGATGGCGAGAACCCGAATACCTTTAACCCTGAGTTCTCAAACGGTTCTCTGATGGATATTGGTATCTACCCGCTGACCGCAGCCATTGAACTGTTCGGTAAGCCTGAGCAGGTTTCAGCCAGTGGCAGTCTGTTAGAGTCCGGAGTAGACGCCCACGGCTCCCTGACATTGAAGTATGAAGGCTTTGAAGTACTGGTCAGCCATTCAAAAGTCAGCGATGGACTGACACCCAGTGATATTCAGGGAGAAGCCGGAGCGCTGCTGATCGAGCAAATTTCCGACTGCCGCACAGTGACACGCATTATCAGAGGGGAAGCACCAGAGAAGCTGGGCATTACCCAGCCTGAAAATACCCTGGAGTATGAAGCAAAGGCCTTTGCAGAACTGATCCAAAACAGGCAGTACCAACACCCCGGTCTTGTGACCACTCAAGTCATCAGCGAAATTATGACCGACGCCAGAAAAATGCTTGGCGTCGTATACCCTGCCGACAGATTATCATAG